A window from Chitinophaga filiformis encodes these proteins:
- a CDS encoding T9SS type A sorting domain-containing protein, with protein MRTIYKRLLLLCLAAGGVPAARAQLILNRQVNASTGGGGSSGNYIFQYTVGEITVSSLQKGPLLLTQGFQQPEELPPAPAGTELVVNMLIYPNPASTNLKIQFDLLSNNAVALLIVNSGGQLVHHEIRTYGAGRVLITLPVNSFAAGVYTVILKAGGHMFQEKLVIQ; from the coding sequence ATGCGGACTATCTACAAACGACTCCTGCTGTTGTGTCTTGCTGCCGGCGGCGTTCCGGCCGCCCGGGCCCAGCTCATACTCAACAGGCAGGTAAACGCCAGTACAGGCGGAGGTGGCTCCTCCGGTAACTATATCTTCCAGTACACCGTTGGCGAAATAACCGTCAGCTCCCTTCAGAAAGGGCCCTTGCTGCTAACCCAGGGCTTCCAGCAACCGGAAGAACTGCCCCCTGCTCCCGCTGGTACCGAACTGGTTGTCAACATGCTCATCTACCCCAACCCGGCATCTACCAACCTGAAGATCCAGTTTGACCTGCTCTCCAACAATGCCGTGGCACTGCTCATCGTAAATAGCGGCGGCCAGCTGGTACACCACGAGATCCGTACATACGGCGCTGGCCGGGTACTTATTACATTACCTGTCAACAGCTTTGCTGCGGGTGTCTATACCGTTATCCTGAAAGCAGGCGGACATATGTTCCAGGAAAAACTGGTGATACAATAA
- the rpsL gene encoding 30S ribosomal protein S12, whose product MPTIQQLVRKGREIIRAKSKSRALDSCPQRRGVCTRVYTTTPKKPNSALRKVAKVRLTNKVEVIAYIPGEGHNLQEHSIVLIRGGRVKDLPGVRYHIVRGSLDTAGVKDRKQSRSKYGTKKEKAKK is encoded by the coding sequence ATGCCTACTATACAACAATTAGTAAGAAAAGGAAGAGAAATTATCCGGGCTAAATCCAAGTCCAGGGCTTTAGATAGCTGTCCTCAGCGTCGTGGTGTTTGTACACGTGTGTACACAACCACTCCTAAAAAGCCTAACTCTGCGCTGCGCAAGGTTGCAAAGGTGCGTTTGACCAATAAAGTAGAGGTGATCGCTTACATCCCTGGTGAAGGACATAACCTGCAGGAACACTCCATCGTGCTGATCCGTGGTGGTAGGGTAAAAGATCTGCCAGGTGTTCGTTACCACATCGTACGTGGTTCCCTGGATACTGCTGGTGTGAAAGATAGAAAGCAGAGCCGTTCCAAGTATGGTACCAAAAAGGAAAAGGCTAAGAAATAA
- the rdgB gene encoding RdgB/HAM1 family non-canonical purine NTP pyrophosphatase: MTLVFATNNENKVKEIRSMLGDHFTIITLKEAGIDIDIPEPHDTLEDNAREKSSVIFEMTGKDCFSEDTGLEIDALNGAPGVLSARYAGEQKLADDNITRVLHEMNGKENRQAHFRTVISLILKGQEYQFTGVCPGTILNERRGGKGFGYDPIFMPDGAKQTFAEMDMAGKNQFSHRAKAFQQLITFLKDAANKPLA; encoded by the coding sequence ATGACACTTGTATTTGCTACCAACAATGAAAACAAGGTAAAGGAAATCCGCTCCATGCTGGGAGACCATTTCACTATCATTACGCTGAAAGAGGCCGGCATCGACATCGATATTCCTGAACCGCATGATACACTGGAAGACAATGCCAGGGAAAAATCATCTGTCATATTTGAGATGACCGGTAAAGACTGTTTTTCTGAAGATACCGGCCTGGAGATTGACGCCCTGAATGGCGCTCCGGGAGTCTTGTCTGCCCGCTATGCCGGCGAACAGAAACTGGCAGATGACAATATCACCCGGGTACTGCACGAAATGAATGGCAAGGAGAACCGGCAGGCGCATTTCAGAACAGTGATCTCCCTGATACTGAAAGGACAGGAATACCAGTTTACAGGCGTATGTCCCGGCACCATCCTCAACGAAAGGCGCGGCGGCAAAGGCTTTGGCTATGACCCAATCTTTATGCCCGACGGAGCGAAACAGACATTTGCCGAAATGGATATGGCCGGAAAAAATCAATTCAGTCACCGGGCTAAAGCCTTCCAGCAGCTGATCACTTTTCTCAAGGACGCAGCGAATAAACCACTTGCCTGA
- a CDS encoding collagen-like protein: MKKLYLLLIFLAATCYSTYAQNGLSGTNYQAVVRNPNGTLVANKEITVRFSILGGSAAGPVQYEETHEATTSALGLFNLQIGKGNATTGTFAGVPWANANQYLKVEVNTGSGFVALGTSALMSVPYALYAANGNPGPAGPQGPAGPQGPAGPAGAAGPAGVPGPTGPVGPIGPAGPAGAQGNPGPGGPVGPVGPAGAIGPVGPAGPAGVPGPVGPIGPIGPIGPVGPAGAQGDPGVAGPAGPVGPIGPVGPAGTPGAAGPAGPAGPVGPIGPIGPVGPAGPVGPAGPVGPAGPAGDINGIAAGGDLSGNYPNPIVANGAITLAKLAAGVIPTSLPPNGPAGGDLGGTYPNPNVIRLQNIPVSNAAPAAGQVLKYDGANWAPAPLGGGGFTLPYVTTENNGATLFSITNDGDGTSIEGANNTTTSNISAVRGLVNSTSPGGFSSAVRGINNGTGGLGIGVYGSQNGSGWGVYGVTPNGLGVYGNASANGTGVYANSNTGTGLTATSNNGIPASISIFNNSNNNNALSVSTVGNGVVVNVTTTGNGAGVRSSTSGGFGVHGITSAQTSAGVVGDNNGGGEAVVGRTTSDIAGAVVGRNDGGGYGVRGFVATNTSNTGIGVYGQVGIGGSTGRAGRFENFNQTNIDANILEVVSNSNGNIPDNTLGNASSFFLDNTNSVGAAVRAEVNTIFGNFGAAGVFGVSSGTGGRAGLFYASNPSGNGAALISLTDGNGNAITANAGKDGNGVETNIDGAGNALYAWVPTFATGRAGRFEIFNENNNNEVITVKTVGNGTAGSFKVDRTTGTSPAIKGEVNSMFANFGTAGIYGQSSGTGGYAGLFYSSNPAGNGPAIVALTEGTGNGITANAGGTGDGVEASCDGSGNAISGFIPNFGTGKAGRFANFNNANSQPVVHITTTGTGATQLINHQGPSGNIAVFQSSSVNVARINKAGRGFFNGGTQNSGADVAEAFDVTGNVQAYSAGDVLVIAEDADRTVELSSKPYSTLVAGVYATKPGVLLTEEDIDSDLDGKVPMGVIGVIPTKVCGENGPIRRGDLLVTSGKAGHAMKADLDKVKPGQVIGKALENFNGEGAGKIKVLVNVR, from the coding sequence ATGAAGAAATTATATCTCCTACTGATATTCCTGGCTGCTACCTGCTATAGTACCTATGCCCAGAACGGGCTTTCAGGTACAAATTACCAGGCGGTGGTCCGTAACCCGAACGGTACGCTGGTTGCCAATAAGGAAATTACCGTGCGTTTTTCCATCCTGGGCGGTTCTGCAGCCGGGCCTGTTCAATATGAAGAAACCCATGAGGCAACTACCAGCGCGCTGGGCTTGTTCAACCTTCAGATTGGTAAAGGGAATGCCACTACCGGCACTTTTGCGGGGGTGCCCTGGGCGAATGCCAATCAATATCTGAAAGTGGAAGTGAATACCGGCAGCGGCTTTGTAGCCTTAGGCACCTCAGCTTTAATGAGCGTTCCTTATGCGCTATACGCCGCCAATGGCAATCCCGGCCCGGCGGGCCCCCAGGGTCCTGCTGGCCCTCAGGGACCGGCCGGCCCTGCCGGTGCAGCCGGACCTGCCGGCGTTCCTGGTCCCACTGGGCCTGTTGGACCTATCGGTCCTGCGGGACCTGCAGGCGCACAGGGTAATCCCGGTCCTGGCGGTCCCGTCGGACCGGTTGGTCCGGCTGGAGCTATTGGTCCGGTTGGACCCGCTGGCCCTGCAGGTGTTCCCGGTCCGGTTGGTCCCATCGGCCCTATCGGCCCCATCGGTCCGGTCGGTCCTGCTGGTGCACAAGGTGATCCCGGAGTTGCCGGTCCCGCTGGTCCTGTCGGTCCTATAGGACCTGTTGGGCCTGCGGGTACACCGGGCGCTGCCGGACCTGCAGGTCCAGCTGGACCTGTTGGTCCTATTGGCCCCATTGGTCCGGTTGGTCCTGCCGGCCCTGTTGGACCCGCGGGCCCCGTTGGCCCGGCTGGGCCTGCTGGCGATATCAACGGCATTGCCGCCGGTGGCGATCTGAGTGGTAATTATCCTAACCCGATAGTCGCCAATGGTGCTATCACCCTGGCTAAACTGGCCGCTGGTGTAATCCCCACCTCACTCCCACCAAACGGACCGGCCGGGGGAGATCTTGGTGGTACTTATCCTAATCCTAACGTAATCCGTTTACAGAATATTCCTGTTTCCAATGCTGCACCCGCTGCCGGCCAGGTACTGAAATACGATGGTGCGAACTGGGCGCCCGCTCCATTGGGCGGGGGTGGCTTCACACTGCCATACGTTACCACCGAAAATAATGGGGCTACCCTGTTTTCCATTACCAACGACGGGGACGGCACTTCCATTGAAGGCGCCAATAATACCACCACCAGCAATATCAGCGCCGTACGCGGACTGGTAAACAGCACCTCTCCCGGTGGATTTTCTTCTGCTGTAAGAGGGATCAACAATGGTACAGGAGGTCTTGGTATTGGTGTATATGGCTCACAGAACGGCTCCGGTTGGGGCGTATACGGCGTAACGCCAAACGGCCTGGGTGTATATGGCAATGCATCTGCTAATGGCACCGGCGTTTATGCCAATAGCAATACCGGAACAGGCTTAACTGCCACATCCAACAATGGTATTCCCGCCAGCATTTCGATTTTCAACAATTCAAATAACAATAATGCATTAAGTGTCTCAACAGTAGGTAATGGCGTTGTGGTCAATGTAACTACAACAGGCAATGGCGCCGGTGTGCGTAGCAGCACCAGCGGTGGTTTCGGTGTACACGGCATTACCAGCGCCCAGACCTCTGCCGGCGTTGTTGGCGACAATAATGGCGGAGGCGAGGCTGTTGTAGGTCGTACCACCTCCGATATTGCAGGTGCAGTTGTAGGACGTAATGACGGCGGAGGTTATGGCGTAAGAGGTTTTGTTGCCACCAACACAAGTAATACCGGCATAGGCGTATACGGACAGGTAGGCATTGGTGGAAGCACCGGCAGGGCCGGCAGATTTGAAAACTTCAATCAGACCAATATAGACGCAAACATCCTGGAAGTAGTAAGCAACAGCAATGGTAATATTCCTGACAATACACTTGGCAACGCCAGTTCTTTCTTCCTGGATAATACCAACAGCGTCGGGGCAGCCGTAAGAGCAGAGGTCAATACCATCTTCGGCAATTTTGGCGCAGCGGGTGTTTTCGGCGTTTCATCGGGCACTGGTGGCCGCGCAGGGCTCTTTTACGCCTCCAATCCCTCAGGTAATGGCGCAGCCCTCATATCGCTGACTGATGGTAATGGCAATGCCATCACTGCCAACGCCGGAAAAGATGGTAATGGTGTGGAAACCAACATCGATGGTGCAGGCAATGCACTGTACGCCTGGGTACCTACATTCGCCACTGGCAGAGCAGGCAGGTTCGAGATCTTTAATGAAAATAACAACAATGAAGTGATCACGGTAAAAACCGTGGGTAACGGTACAGCCGGTAGCTTCAAAGTGGACAGAACCACGGGAACATCTCCTGCAATAAAAGGCGAGGTGAATTCGATGTTTGCCAACTTCGGTACCGCGGGCATCTATGGCCAGTCTTCCGGCACGGGCGGTTATGCAGGGTTGTTCTATTCATCTAATCCTGCGGGTAATGGTCCCGCGATCGTGGCGCTGACGGAAGGTACCGGAAATGGCATCACGGCTAATGCCGGCGGTACCGGAGACGGTGTAGAAGCCAGCTGCGACGGATCTGGTAACGCCATTTCCGGCTTTATACCCAATTTCGGAACGGGTAAAGCGGGTCGCTTTGCCAATTTCAATAATGCCAACTCCCAGCCCGTAGTGCATATTACCACTACAGGTACAGGCGCCACACAGCTGATCAACCACCAGGGACCTTCAGGCAACATTGCCGTATTCCAGAGCAGCAGTGTCAATGTGGCCCGTATCAATAAAGCAGGCAGGGGCTTCTTCAACGGCGGTACGCAGAACAGTGGTGCAGACGTGGCAGAAGCGTTCGATGTGACAGGCAATGTACAGGCTTATAGTGCCGGCGACGTGCTGGTGATAGCGGAGGATGCCGACAGGACCGTTGAACTGTCTTCCAAACCATATTCCACACTGGTGGCAGGCGTATATGCCACCAAGCCGGGTGTATTATTAACGGAAGAAGATATCGACAGTGACCTTGACGGCAAGGTGCCTATGGGCGTTATAGGTGTGATACCTACAAAGGTATGTGGTGAGAACGGCCCTATCCGCCGGGGCGATCTGCTGGTAACCTCCGGCAAAGCCGGACATGCCATGAAAGCAGACCTGGATAAGGTTAAACCGGGTCAGGTAATCGGAAAGGCCCTGGAAAATTTTAATGGGGAAGGCGCCGGTAAGATCAAGGTATTGGTTAACGTCAGATAA
- the rpsG gene encoding 30S ribosomal protein S7 encodes MRKQAAKKMPLAPDPRFNDKLVTRFVNNVMEQGKKSIAYRIFYDSIDRVSQITGDNGYEVWKKALANVTPSVEVRSRRIGGATFQIPSEVRPDRKISLCMKWLIRYAGERNGKSMAEKLANEIVAASKGEGAAFKKKEDTHRMAEANKAFSHFRI; translated from the coding sequence ATGAGAAAGCAAGCCGCAAAAAAGATGCCTTTGGCTCCAGATCCGCGCTTTAACGACAAACTGGTTACCAGGTTTGTTAACAACGTGATGGAACAAGGCAAAAAGAGCATTGCCTATAGAATATTTTATGATTCTATTGACAGAGTAAGCCAGATCACCGGTGATAACGGTTACGAGGTTTGGAAAAAAGCTCTGGCAAACGTAACTCCTTCTGTAGAAGTTAGAAGCCGTCGTATTGGTGGTGCTACCTTCCAGATCCCTTCTGAGGTTCGTCCTGACAGAAAGATCTCCCTGTGTATGAAATGGTTAATCCGTTACGCTGGTGAAAGGAATGGTAAGAGCATGGCTGAGAAACTGGCTAACGAAATCGTAGCTGCAAGCAAAGGTGAAGGTGCTGCTTTCAAGAAGAAAGAAGATACTCACCGTATGGCTGAAGCTAACAAGGCATTCTCCCACTTCAGGATCTAA
- the fusA gene encoding elongation factor G, with protein MADLKFQRNFGIAAHIDAGKTTTTERILYYTGKSHKIGEVHEGAATMDWMAQEQERGITITSAATTCFWKFPTTQGKLQPDTKEYKFNIIDTPGHVDFTVEVERSLRVLDGLVALFCAVSGVEPQSETVWRQANRYRVPRIGFVNKMDRAGADFLNVVKQVKDMLGANPVPLMLPIGAEDTFKGVVDLITMKGIIWDEEGKGATYQEVEIPADMKEEAEEWRAKLVEAVAEYDDTLMEKFFEDPNSISEVEIHEAIRKATIDIAIIPMLCGSSFKNKGVQKMLDAVCRYLPSPLDIEAVKGTNPDTGAEISRKPDAKEPFAALAFKIMTDPFVGRLAFFRAYSGHLDAGSYVLNTRTGKNERISRIMQMHANKQNPIDFIEAGDIGAAVGFKDIKTGDTLCNEDAPIVLESMTFPEPVIHIAIEPKTQADMDKMGMAIAKLVEEDPTLKAKTDEETGQTVLSGMGELHLEIIVDRMRREFKVEVNQGAPQVAFKEAFTAKVEHREVYKKQTGGRGKFADIQVEIGPADPEWLKENDGKTFQFINDIFGGSIPKEFVPPVQKGFESAMNQGVLAGYPLDNLKVRLFDGSFHQVDSDAVSFELCARAAFREAGRKAKPVLLEPIMKVEVQTPDQYMGDVTGDLNRRRGMLEGMEMRNGVQVIKAKVPLKEMFGYVTQLRSMSSGRATSIMEFSHYSPAPNSIAEEEIAKVKGKVNAD; from the coding sequence ATGGCAGACTTAAAATTTCAAAGAAACTTTGGTATTGCGGCGCACATTGATGCGGGTAAAACCACTACCACAGAGCGTATCCTGTACTATACAGGTAAATCCCACAAGATTGGGGAGGTGCACGAAGGTGCTGCCACCATGGACTGGATGGCACAGGAGCAGGAGAGAGGTATTACCATTACATCTGCTGCTACTACCTGTTTCTGGAAATTCCCAACAACCCAGGGCAAGCTTCAGCCAGATACAAAAGAGTACAAATTCAACATCATTGACACTCCGGGTCACGTGGACTTTACTGTAGAGGTAGAGCGTTCCCTGCGTGTACTGGATGGTCTGGTAGCATTGTTCTGCGCTGTATCCGGTGTAGAACCACAGTCTGAGACCGTTTGGCGCCAGGCTAACCGTTACCGTGTACCACGTATCGGTTTCGTGAACAAAATGGACCGTGCGGGTGCTGACTTCCTGAACGTGGTAAAACAGGTGAAGGATATGCTGGGTGCAAACCCTGTTCCCCTGATGCTCCCTATCGGTGCTGAAGATACTTTCAAAGGTGTGGTTGACCTGATCACCATGAAAGGTATTATCTGGGACGAAGAAGGTAAAGGTGCTACTTACCAGGAAGTTGAGATTCCTGCTGACATGAAAGAAGAGGCAGAAGAGTGGAGAGCTAAACTGGTAGAGGCAGTTGCTGAATATGACGACACCCTGATGGAGAAATTCTTCGAAGATCCAAATTCAATCTCTGAAGTTGAGATCCACGAAGCTATCCGTAAGGCCACTATTGATATCGCTATCATTCCGATGCTCTGCGGTTCTTCCTTCAAGAACAAAGGTGTTCAGAAGATGCTGGATGCGGTTTGCCGTTACCTGCCTTCTCCGCTGGATATCGAAGCAGTAAAAGGTACCAATCCTGATACTGGCGCTGAGATCTCCCGTAAACCAGATGCAAAAGAACCATTTGCTGCATTGGCGTTCAAGATCATGACCGATCCTTTCGTAGGTCGTCTGGCGTTCTTCCGGGCTTATTCCGGTCACCTGGATGCAGGTTCTTATGTACTGAACACCCGTACTGGTAAGAACGAGCGTATCAGCCGTATCATGCAGATGCACGCCAACAAGCAGAACCCTATCGATTTCATCGAAGCTGGTGATATCGGAGCGGCTGTAGGTTTTAAAGATATCAAGACAGGCGATACCCTGTGTAATGAAGATGCTCCGATCGTTCTGGAGTCTATGACTTTCCCAGAGCCGGTGATCCACATCGCTATCGAGCCAAAAACTCAGGCGGATATGGACAAGATGGGTATGGCTATCGCGAAACTGGTAGAAGAAGATCCTACCCTGAAAGCAAAAACTGACGAAGAAACCGGCCAGACCGTATTGAGCGGTATGGGTGAGCTTCACCTGGAGATCATCGTTGACCGTATGCGTCGCGAGTTCAAGGTGGAAGTTAACCAGGGTGCGCCTCAGGTTGCGTTCAAAGAAGCATTCACCGCTAAGGTTGAGCACCGTGAAGTGTACAAGAAACAGACTGGTGGTCGTGGTAAATTCGCTGACATCCAGGTTGAGATCGGACCTGCTGATCCGGAATGGCTGAAAGAGAACGACGGTAAGACTTTCCAGTTCATCAACGACATCTTCGGAGGTTCTATTCCGAAAGAGTTCGTTCCTCCTGTTCAGAAAGGTTTCGAAAGTGCAATGAACCAGGGTGTACTGGCTGGCTATCCGCTGGACAACCTGAAGGTTCGTCTGTTCGACGGTTCCTTCCACCAGGTGGACTCTGATGCGGTATCTTTCGAGTTGTGCGCAAGAGCTGCTTTCCGTGAAGCTGGCCGTAAAGCTAAACCAGTTCTGCTGGAGCCGATCATGAAGGTAGAAGTACAGACTCCTGACCAGTACATGGGTGACGTAACAGGTGACCTGAACCGTCGTCGTGGTATGCTGGAAGGTATGGAAATGAGAAACGGTGTACAGGTGATCAAAGCTAAAGTGCCACTGAAAGAAATGTTCGGTTACGTAACTCAGCTGCGTTCAATGTCATCTGGTCGTGCAACTTCCATCATGGAGTTCTCTCACTATTCACCTGCTCCAAACAGCATTGCTGAAGAGGAAATAGCAAAAGTGAAAGGTAAAGTGAACGCTGACTAA
- a CDS encoding acyl-CoA thioesterase: MARVKINMPEKLGFTTQIPVRITDVNYGGHVGNDSILSILHQARVDFLRAMGFEERGPNDGLIMADAALIYKGEGFAGDIFDVAIGVADISPFGFDIYYRITTTREGKTILITEAKSGMIFFDYNARKVARLPEEWKEKVAVYDQDIISTGK, translated from the coding sequence ATGGCAAGAGTAAAAATAAATATGCCGGAAAAGCTGGGTTTCACTACGCAGATACCGGTACGTATAACGGATGTCAACTACGGCGGGCACGTAGGCAACGACTCCATTCTGTCCATTCTTCACCAGGCCAGGGTTGACTTTCTCAGAGCCATGGGATTTGAAGAAAGAGGTCCGAATGATGGGCTGATCATGGCAGACGCTGCCCTGATCTATAAAGGAGAAGGTTTCGCAGGCGATATCTTTGATGTCGCTATTGGTGTTGCAGATATCAGTCCCTTCGGCTTCGATATCTATTACAGGATCACAACAACCCGCGAGGGCAAAACGATCCTGATCACCGAGGCAAAATCAGGCATGATCTTCTTCGACTACAATGCCCGTAAGGTGGCAAGACTGCCGGAGGAATGGAAAGAAAAAGTGGCAGTATACGACCAGGATATTATATCCACCGGGAAATAA
- a CDS encoding branched-chain amino acid aminotransferase encodes MMAVDNPTTNAVLEEAVKRIKVTRTSKSRISEVDFNNLVFGKKYADHMLVADFDGKEWKNAEILPFQHLSVSPSNAAWHYGQAIFEGIKAYKDPQGEPMIFRPYDNYARFNTSAERMGMPYVPEWLFIGGMDMLIDLDRDWVPTNEGSSLYLRPFMIAADEFIGVRPSDTYKFVIINSPSGPYFNKPIKLLVQDKYIRAFPGGVGYAKAAGNYGGAMYPTMQARKQGFDQILWVDGLEYKYLQECGTMNVFAIIGNKAITPDLTQGTILAGVTRASVMDILSDMGLTVEERPISIEEIVAAWKAGTLREVFGTGTASSVAYVEDLHYKEHEIHLDTTKYAVGAELLERLDAIRTGRADDTRHWNYKVSKH; translated from the coding sequence ATGATGGCAGTAGACAATCCAACAACAAACGCCGTACTTGAAGAGGCAGTTAAAAGAATTAAAGTGACCCGGACCAGCAAGAGCCGGATCAGCGAAGTTGATTTTAACAACCTTGTGTTCGGGAAAAAGTATGCCGACCACATGCTGGTGGCAGATTTTGATGGAAAAGAATGGAAGAATGCAGAGATCCTGCCGTTCCAGCATCTTTCCGTAAGTCCTTCCAATGCCGCCTGGCATTATGGACAGGCCATTTTTGAAGGTATCAAAGCTTACAAAGACCCTCAGGGAGAGCCGATGATCTTCCGCCCGTATGACAACTATGCCCGTTTTAACACTTCCGCTGAGCGTATGGGAATGCCATATGTACCGGAATGGTTATTTATTGGTGGTATGGACATGCTGATCGATCTGGATCGCGACTGGGTACCTACCAATGAGGGCAGCTCACTGTACCTGCGGCCTTTTATGATCGCTGCAGATGAATTTATCGGGGTAAGGCCTTCTGACACTTATAAGTTTGTGATCATTAATTCACCATCCGGCCCGTATTTTAATAAACCTATTAAATTGCTGGTACAGGATAAATATATACGTGCCTTTCCCGGAGGCGTGGGGTATGCCAAAGCGGCCGGTAACTATGGCGGCGCCATGTATCCCACTATGCAGGCCCGTAAACAGGGATTTGACCAGATCCTCTGGGTAGATGGACTGGAATATAAATATTTACAGGAGTGTGGCACCATGAACGTTTTTGCGATCATCGGCAACAAAGCTATCACGCCTGACCTGACCCAGGGCACTATCCTGGCAGGGGTGACCCGTGCCAGTGTAATGGACATCCTTTCCGATATGGGACTGACTGTTGAGGAAAGGCCTATTTCTATAGAAGAGATCGTTGCCGCCTGGAAAGCGGGTACGCTGAGAGAAGTATTTGGCACAGGTACTGCGTCGAGCGTAGCTTATGTGGAAGACCTGCATTATAAGGAGCACGAGATCCACCTGGATACCACTAAATATGCGGTGGGAGCGGAGCTGCTGGAAAGACTGGATGCTATCCGTACCGGCAGGGCGGATGACACCCGTCACTGGAACTACAAAGTATCAAAACATTAA
- the porV gene encoding type IX secretion system outer membrane channel protein PorV gives MIKKSVIWLCASGLLLYGYQVTAQTKGIKTINTGAAFLMVNPDARSSGTGDAMTGLEADANSLFGNAAKIVFAGDWGVSASYSPWMWDLNNSDQRTNMGYLAAFKNFNNNTEGVGVSMRYFTNGTLIFRDENGTELQRYKPREYAIDASYARKLGARYSLAISLRYIRSDLGQGSYNGLQQKPAGAVAGDIGFYSQNYVRNDPAGNRYCWGIAFTNIGSKLNYTDDNDRKAFLPANLRVGGGYSFVNTVEHQFTVLADVNKLLIPTPPTYKLDANGEPTGEILDGKDPNRSMTASLFTSFWDAPGGFQEELREFTIAAGMEYTYQHQLFIRTGYFYEHPQKGYRQHFSAGVGTCIKGVSVDMAYIMPTANSLYQRRTLKFSVAYHIGAGARQ, from the coding sequence ATGATCAAAAAATCTGTCATATGGTTATGTGCCTCAGGACTGCTGCTCTATGGCTACCAGGTAACAGCACAGACAAAAGGGATCAAGACGATCAATACAGGAGCCGCCTTCCTGATGGTGAACCCTGATGCCCGTAGTAGCGGCACCGGCGATGCCATGACCGGACTGGAGGCAGACGCAAACTCCCTGTTCGGGAATGCTGCCAAGATCGTCTTCGCCGGCGACTGGGGTGTCAGTGCTTCCTATTCCCCCTGGATGTGGGACCTCAACAACAGCGATCAACGCACCAATATGGGCTACCTCGCAGCCTTTAAGAATTTCAATAATAACACGGAAGGCGTAGGCGTATCCATGCGCTACTTTACCAATGGAACACTCATCTTCCGGGATGAGAACGGTACAGAACTGCAGCGTTACAAACCGAGAGAATATGCCATCGATGCAAGCTACGCCCGCAAACTGGGTGCACGCTATTCGCTGGCCATCTCCCTCCGTTACATCCGCAGTGATCTTGGCCAGGGTAGTTATAACGGCCTGCAGCAAAAACCCGCCGGCGCAGTTGCGGGCGATATTGGCTTCTACTCTCAGAACTATGTCAGGAACGATCCCGCCGGTAACCGCTACTGTTGGGGAATTGCCTTTACCAACATCGGTTCTAAACTGAATTATACCGATGACAATGATCGTAAGGCTTTTCTTCCTGCTAACCTGCGTGTCGGTGGCGGTTATTCATTTGTCAATACCGTCGAGCATCAGTTCACCGTTCTGGCGGATGTCAATAAGCTGCTCATACCCACTCCTCCTACATATAAGCTGGACGCAAATGGCGAGCCCACCGGGGAAATACTGGATGGAAAAGATCCTAACCGTAGTATGACAGCCTCCCTGTTTACCTCTTTCTGGGATGCTCCCGGCGGTTTCCAGGAAGAGCTGCGCGAGTTTACAATAGCTGCGGGAATGGAATATACTTACCAGCACCAGCTATTTATACGGACCGGCTACTTCTATGAACATCCGCAAAAAGGCTACAGGCAGCATTTCTCCGCTGGCGTCGGCACCTGTATCAAAGGCGTTTCCGTGGACATGGCCTATATCATGCCTACGGCTAATAGTCTCTATCAGAGAAGGACCCTCAAATTTTCAGTGGCCTACCATATCGGTGCAGGAGCCCGTCAATAA
- a CDS encoding nitroreductase yields the protein MGTANLTSIIKQRRNIKPASMNGKKIPDEQVQELLELADWAPTHGYTEPWYFVVFSGDAVKRFCQDHANIYKANTPADKFAQASYDKLQQQGDLASHVIAICMKRGNKPAIPEIEEIASVACATQNLWLGATERGFAGYWGSGGMTFHPAMKEYLSLREEDKVLGFFYLGFTNEQLPEGKRLKPKEEKVKWEK from the coding sequence ATGGGAACAGCTAATCTGACGAGTATTATCAAACAGCGCCGTAATATCAAACCGGCCAGCATGAATGGGAAAAAGATACCGGACGAACAGGTGCAGGAGTTACTGGAACTGGCCGACTGGGCGCCTACACACGGGTACACGGAGCCATGGTATTTTGTAGTGTTCAGCGGAGATGCGGTAAAACGCTTCTGCCAGGATCATGCAAACATCTATAAAGCGAACACACCCGCCGATAAATTTGCCCAGGCCAGCTACGACAAACTGCAGCAACAGGGCGATCTTGCCTCTCATGTCATCGCCATCTGCATGAAGAGAGGTAACAAACCTGCGATCCCTGAGATAGAGGAAATCGCGTCTGTTGCCTGCGCCACCCAGAACTTATGGCTGGGCGCTACAGAAAGAGGATTTGCCGGCTACTGGGGCTCCGGTGGAATGACCTTCCACCCTGCCATGAAAGAATATCTTTCCTTGCGCGAAGAAGATAAAGTGCTTGGTTTCTTTTACCTCGGATTCACCAATGAACAGCTTCCCGAAGGTAAAAGGCTGAAGCCGAAAGAAGAGAAAGTGAAATGGGAAAAGTAA